The Flaviramulus sp. BrNp1-15 genome has a window encoding:
- a CDS encoding S10 family peptidase, producing the protein MKHYLAFLLSITTILVFSQKRKIPTDTTVITNHSTTIKGVNFSYKATTGTQPIWNEKDEPIATLYYTYYERNNIKDKANRPLVISFNGGPGSASVWMHVAYTGPKVLNIDDEGYPVQPYGVKNNPNSILDVADIVYVNPVNTGYSRMIEDKEGNLPKRETFFGINADIKYLAEWINTFVSRQNRWESPKYIIGESYGGTRVMGLAKELQNSQWMYLNGVILVSPADYKLYSTSQPVYSALNLPYFTAAAWYQKVLPSELQQKDLLEILPEVENYTINTVMPSLAKGGFISENEKQEVAKKMAYYSGLSEKSILQHNLDVPTRFFWKELLRDKTGQTIGRLDSRYLGIDKTEAGSSPDYSPELTMWNHAFTPAINYYIREHLNFKTDVKYNMFGDVHPWDRRNDNTRDGLRQAMAQNPYLKVLIQSGYYDGATTYFAAKYTMWQIDPSGKMKDRFTFKGYRSGHMMYLRKEDLISANDDLREFINNSLSKGKSAKYLKN; encoded by the coding sequence ATGAAACACTATTTAGCTTTTCTTCTATCAATTACTACAATACTTGTATTTTCTCAAAAAAGAAAAATACCAACAGACACAACAGTTATAACAAACCATAGCACAACAATAAAAGGTGTTAATTTTTCATATAAAGCAACAACAGGAACACAACCCATTTGGAATGAAAAAGACGAACCTATAGCAACACTCTATTATACCTATTACGAGCGTAATAATATTAAAGATAAAGCAAACAGACCTTTAGTTATTTCATTTAATGGTGGACCAGGTTCTGCATCGGTTTGGATGCATGTCGCATATACAGGACCTAAAGTTTTAAACATTGATGATGAAGGCTATCCTGTACAACCTTATGGCGTAAAAAACAATCCAAATTCAATTCTTGATGTTGCAGATATTGTTTATGTAAACCCTGTAAACACAGGTTATTCAAGAATGATAGAAGACAAAGAGGGTAATTTACCAAAGCGCGAAACCTTTTTTGGTATTAATGCCGATATTAAATATCTAGCAGAGTGGATTAATACGTTTGTATCTAGGCAAAACAGATGGGAATCGCCTAAATATATAATAGGCGAAAGTTACGGTGGCACACGTGTTATGGGGTTAGCCAAAGAGTTACAAAACAGTCAATGGATGTATTTAAATGGTGTTATTTTAGTTTCCCCTGCAGATTACAAATTATATAGTACATCTCAACCTGTTTATTCTGCATTAAACTTACCTTATTTTACAGCAGCTGCATGGTATCAAAAAGTTTTACCATCAGAATTACAACAAAAAGATTTATTAGAAATTTTACCAGAAGTTGAAAATTATACCATTAATACTGTTATGCCTTCATTAGCAAAAGGTGGTTTTATTTCTGAAAATGAAAAACAAGAAGTTGCAAAAAAAATGGCTTACTATTCTGGTTTATCTGAAAAATCTATTTTACAACATAATTTAGATGTACCAACTCGCTTTTTTTGGAAAGAATTATTGCGTGATAAAACAGGTCAAACTATTGGGCGTTTAGATTCCAGATATTTAGGAATTGATAAAACTGAAGCTGGAAGTTCACCAGATTATAGTCCAGAATTAACCATGTGGAATCATGCTTTTACACCCGCTATAAACTACTACATTAGAGAGCATCTTAATTTTAAAACAGATGTAAAATATAATATGTTTGGAGATGTACATCCTTGGGACAGACGAAATGATAACACACGTGACGGACTTAGGCAAGCTATGGCACAAAACCCATATTTAAAAGTACTTATTCAATCTGGGTATTATGACGGTGCTACCACTTATTTTGCAGCAAAATATACTATGTGGCAAATTGACCCAAGCGGAAAAATGAAAGACCGCTTTACTTTTAAAGGGTATAGAAGCGGGCATATGATGTACTTAAGAAAAGAGGATTTGATATCCGCTAATGATGATTTACGTGAATTTATTAACAATTCTTTATCTAAAGGAAAATCTGCTAAATATTTAAAAAATTAA
- a CDS encoding ABC transporter ATP-binding protein — MIQAKNIHKYYGDLQVLKGVDININKSEIVSIVGASGAGKTTLLQILGTLDKATSNENFELRINNTNINTLNDKALAKFRNEHIGFIFQFHQLLPEFTALENVCLPAFIKGIKKTDAEKRAKELLDFLGLTDRYNHKPSELSGGEQQRVAVARALINNPDLIFADEPSGNLDSESAENLHNLFFKLRDEFGQTFVIVTHNEELANMADRKLTMIDGNIVN, encoded by the coding sequence ATGATTCAAGCAAAAAACATTCACAAATACTACGGTGATTTACAGGTTTTAAAAGGTGTAGACATCAATATAAATAAGAGTGAGATAGTATCTATAGTTGGCGCATCAGGAGCTGGTAAAACTACACTTTTACAAATCTTAGGCACTTTAGATAAAGCAACATCAAATGAAAATTTTGAATTACGTATAAATAATACCAACATTAATACACTTAATGATAAAGCTCTAGCCAAATTTAGAAACGAACATATTGGCTTCATTTTTCAGTTTCATCAATTATTACCAGAATTTACTGCTTTAGAGAATGTATGTTTACCTGCTTTTATTAAAGGCATAAAAAAAACAGATGCCGAGAAACGTGCTAAAGAGCTTTTAGATTTTTTAGGATTAACAGATAGATACAATCATAAACCAAGTGAACTCTCTGGTGGTGAACAACAACGCGTTGCTGTTGCCAGAGCCCTTATAAATAATCCAGATTTAATTTTCGCTGATGAACCTTCGGGAAATTTAGATAGCGAATCTGCTGAAAACTTACATAACCTCTTCTTCAAATTGCGTGATGAGTTTGGACAAACTTTTGTAATTGTAACACATAATGAAGAATTAGCTAATATGGCCGACAGAAAGCTTACTATGATTGATGGAAACATAGTTAATTAA
- a CDS encoding peptidase M61: MNIRISSLLLMVSILFASCGSTKSTSNDLATSLPIETSINLSQVADDKAPVVINPGRFTVETVTYRLPKVVQGTYSVSDFGKYIDDFKAIDYAGNEMPVNKVDTNTWTIANAKQLDKITYYVNDTYDIEKTGGIGKDTPFSPSGTNIEPNNYVLNLHGFIGYFDSLKNNQYKLDVTASADFKRTSALQNMSSTTSEDGKHVTTSYFAPRYFDITDNPMMYGNLDVEEFQVGDIKIVLSVYSPNNMHSAKSLKETVFKMMQAQKTYLGDINATPRYDIYLYLSEGKEDSPKGFGALEHHTSTVVVLPEAMDEAALAESMIDVVSHEFFHIVTPLSVHSEDVHYFDYNNPTFSKHLWMYEGVTEYFATLFQVDQGLVEESEFFNKIMGKIQGSKRLNDAMSFTIMSENVLKAPYKDQYLNVYQKGALIGMCIDILMREESDGNRGILSLMKELSNKYGKNKPFEDDKLIDEIVAMTYPSIGDFFSAHVVGDIPINYDEFFEKVGLEIGEGKVETNYILMNGAPIVSGDPQKGTIFFTDVVLENSFWAENGAQPNDVIKTIDGTDLTMQNANQLLQQVFSWKPGKEIEVKLERDGEEVVIKTTTTQPYTTGEGIMEKADATDAQKALREAWLKG; encoded by the coding sequence ATGAATATTAGAATTTCTTCACTATTGTTAATGGTTAGTATTTTGTTTGCTAGCTGTGGTTCAACTAAAAGCACCAGTAACGATTTAGCAACAAGCTTGCCTATAGAAACATCAATAAATTTATCTCAAGTAGCAGACGATAAGGCTCCTGTAGTAATTAATCCCGGGCGTTTTACTGTTGAAACAGTAACTTACAGATTACCAAAAGTTGTTCAAGGTACTTACTCTGTAAGTGATTTTGGAAAATACATTGATGATTTTAAAGCCATTGATTATGCAGGAAATGAAATGCCAGTAAATAAGGTAGATACAAACACATGGACTATTGCTAATGCAAAGCAATTAGATAAAATTACTTACTATGTGAATGATACTTACGATATTGAAAAAACTGGAGGTATTGGTAAAGACACACCTTTTTCGCCATCAGGAACTAATATTGAACCTAACAATTACGTATTGAATTTACACGGATTTATTGGGTATTTTGATTCTTTAAAAAACAATCAATACAAACTAGATGTTACAGCTTCTGCTGATTTTAAGCGTACTTCTGCGTTACAAAATATGAGTTCTACAACTAGTGAAGATGGTAAACATGTAACGACTAGTTATTTTGCACCAAGATATTTTGATATTACAGATAACCCGATGATGTACGGAAATCTAGATGTTGAAGAGTTTCAGGTTGGTGATATAAAAATTGTTTTAAGTGTTTATTCACCAAATAATATGCATTCTGCAAAATCATTAAAAGAAACAGTATTTAAAATGATGCAGGCGCAAAAAACATACTTGGGTGATATTAATGCTACACCACGTTATGATATCTATTTGTATTTATCTGAAGGAAAAGAGGATTCACCTAAAGGATTTGGAGCTTTAGAGCACCATACATCTACCGTTGTAGTTTTACCTGAAGCTATGGATGAAGCTGCTTTAGCAGAAAGCATGATTGATGTAGTATCACACGAGTTTTTTCATATTGTAACACCTTTAAGTGTACATTCTGAAGATGTGCATTATTTCGATTATAATAACCCAACATTTTCAAAGCATCTATGGATGTATGAAGGTGTAACTGAATATTTTGCAACTCTATTTCAAGTTGATCAAGGTTTGGTTGAAGAAAGTGAATTCTTCAATAAAATTATGGGTAAAATTCAAGGTTCTAAACGTTTAAACGATGCGATGAGTTTTACTATTATGAGTGAAAATGTTTTAAAAGCACCTTACAAAGACCAATACCTAAATGTATACCAAAAAGGCGCATTAATTGGTATGTGTATAGATATTTTAATGCGAGAAGAAAGTGATGGTAATAGAGGTATTTTATCTTTAATGAAAGAACTTTCAAATAAATACGGAAAAAATAAACCTTTTGAGGATGATAAGCTTATAGATGAAATTGTAGCAATGACATACCCATCAATAGGAGACTTTTTTAGTGCTCATGTAGTTGGCGATATTCCTATAAACTACGATGAGTTTTTCGAGAAAGTTGGATTAGAAATAGGAGAGGGGAAAGTTGAAACCAATTATATTTTAATGAATGGAGCGCCAATAGTGAGCGGAGACCCGCAAAAAGGAACTATTTTCTTCACCGATGTAGTTTTAGAAAACAGTTTTTGGGCAGAAAATGGAGCGCAACCTAACGATGTTATAAAAACAATTGATGGTACAGATTTAACTATGCAAAATGCTAATCAGTTATTACAACAAGTTTTTAGCTGGAAACCTGGTAAAGAAATTGAGGTTAAATTAGAGAGAGATGGAGAAGAAGTTGTAATAAAAACAACTACAACGCAACCTTACACAACAGGTGAAGGTATTATGGAAAAGGCTGATGCTACTGATGCTCAAAAAGCCTTACGTGAAGCTTGGTTAAAAGGGTAA
- a CDS encoding TIGR02757 family protein, whose amino-acid sequence MNKTLNASELKEFLDSKVEQYNNPKFIESDPIQIPHTFSQKEDIEISGFLTATIAWGNRKSIINNANKLMELLDNSPYDFVVNHTETDLEKLLPFVHRTFNGLDCIQFIKSMQHIYKHYEGLEGVFAKYAEENSVQTSISKFKSTFFEIDHLKRTQKHISDPLKNSAAKRINMFLRWMVRDDNAGVDFGIWKTINSSQLSCPLDVHSGNVARKLGILTRKQNDAKALLELDTSLRKLDSTDPVKYDFALFGLGVFEGF is encoded by the coding sequence TTGAATAAAACTCTAAACGCTTCAGAATTAAAAGAATTTCTAGACAGTAAAGTTGAACAATACAACAACCCAAAGTTCATTGAAAGCGACCCGATACAGATTCCGCATACTTTTTCACAAAAAGAAGATATTGAAATTTCTGGTTTTTTAACTGCTACAATAGCGTGGGGAAACCGTAAAAGCATTATTAACAATGCTAATAAGTTAATGGAATTGTTAGATAACTCACCTTACGATTTTGTTGTTAACCATACCGAAACCGATTTAGAAAAACTCCTCCCTTTTGTTCACAGAACTTTTAACGGATTAGATTGTATCCAGTTTATAAAATCGATGCAACACATTTACAAACATTACGAAGGTCTGGAAGGTGTTTTTGCAAAATATGCAGAAGAAAACTCTGTGCAAACTTCCATATCAAAATTTAAATCCACCTTTTTTGAAATTGACCATTTAAAACGTACTCAAAAACATATTAGCGATCCTTTAAAAAACTCAGCAGCAAAACGCATTAATATGTTTTTACGCTGGATGGTTAGAGATGATAACGCAGGTGTAGACTTTGGTATTTGGAAAACCATAAATTCTTCGCAACTCTCTTGCCCTTTAGATGTACATTCTGGAAATGTTGCACGAAAACTAGGTATATTAACTAGAAAACAAAATGATGCAAAAGCATTATTAGAATTAGATACAAGTTTAAGAAAACTAGATTCAACAGATCCAGTAAAATATGATTTTGCTTTATTTGGTCTAGGAGTTTTTGAAGGGTTTTAA